A window of Streptomyces sp. NBC_01689 genomic DNA:
AACGGCCCTCTGATGCTGGTCGTGGACGCCAAGGGGAGCGACGACCCCAAGGGGGCGGTCACCCGGGTCACCGACACGGTCAAGGACCTCAAGGGCGTCGTCTCGGTGACGCCGGCGACGTACAACAAGCCCGGGGACACCGCGATGATCACGGTGATCGCGGACTCCAAGCCGTCCTCGGTGAAGACCGAGAACCTGGTGCACACCATCCGGGACGCGGGCGGCGGCATCACGGCCGGCACCGATGCCAAGGTGCTGGTCACCGGCAGCACGGCGATGAACATCGACTTCTCGCAGAAGCTCAACGACGCGCTGATCCCCTACCTGGCGCTGGTGGTCGGCCTGGCCTTCCTGCTCCTGATCGTGGTCTTCCGCTCGGTCCTGGTCCCCCTGAAGGCGGCGCTCGGCTTCCTGCTGAGCGTGATGGCGGCGCTCGGCGCGGTGGTCGCGGTCTTCCAGTGGGGCTGGCTGGCGAACCTCATCGGTGTCGAGCAGACCGGCCCGATCATGTCGATGATGCCGATCTTCATGGTGGGCGTCGTCTTCGGCCTGGCGATGGACTACGAGGTCTTCCTCGTGACCCGGATGCGCGAGGCGTACGTGCACGGGGAGAAGCCGGGCCAGGCCGTCGTGACCGGCTTCAAGCACGGCGCGCGGGTGGTGACGGCCGCGGCCGTCATCATGATCGCCGTCTTCTCCGGTTTCATCGGTTCCAGTGAGTCGATGATCAAGATGATCGGCTTCGGTCTCGCGATCGCCGTGTTCTTCGACGCGTTCGTCGTCCGGATGGCGCTCGTCCCGGCGGTCCTGGCGCTGCTCGGCAAGAAGGCCTGGTGGCTGCCGAGGTGGCTGGACCGGGCCCTGCCGAACGTGGACGTCGAGGGCGAGGGGCTGCGCGGGCTGGGCGCCGGGGCGAGGAACCCGGACGAGGACGACGACCGCGAACTGGCACGCGTCTGACCCCCGGACGCCGGTCGGGTCAGTGAGCCACCGGGGTGGCGGCCGCGTAGGTACGGCGCAGGAAGCGCATCAGGGCTTTCGAGTCGACCTGCACGACCGCCACCCCTTTGGCCGAGTGGAACTCCATGACGGCCTGCACCCGGCCGCACGGCCAGACGCGTACGTCGCCGCTGCTGACCGGGACCCGCAGCCCCTGTTCCAGCACCTCGCGGGGGAAGACCCACTCGTTCGGGCCGGGCAGGGTGATGCGCACCTGGCGGGGGTCGGACTCGGGGTCGTAGTGGAAGGCCACCGGAACGGCTCTGCCTTCGTCCTCGGGGGAGTCGGCCGTGTCCGTGACGATATGGGCGCGTGCGTACTGTTCGACGGCAGACATGTACCGACTCCTTACGCTGCGTTACCTGTGCGGAATCTACGAATCCGTCACCTTTCCAATGTCGCACATTCCGTGGAATCCGCTCTCGGACATCCGGGTACCCCTCCGCGGCCGTCGTGACACGGAGTTGTGGGCCACGACACGTCAGGGGACGTGCGGCGGACGCCCCCGGGTGACGTTCCGCCGGACGTCCCGGCGGCCCGTCCGGCGGGCTCGCCGGGCTCCCGCACTATTCATGAGCGCATCGCTCTTGCAAGCCATTCGCAACAAGGCGCTATCATCGAACGGTGCATGTGCCTGACGGATTCATCAACGCCCCGGTCTCCGCCGCCACCGGACTCGTCGCCGCAGGCGCCGTCGCGGTGAGCCTGCGAGGCGCCCGCCGCGAGCTCGACGAGAGGACCGCGCCGCTGGCCGGACTCGTCGCCGCCTTCATCTTCGCCGTACAGATGCTGAACTTCCCGGTCGCCGCCGGGACCAGCGGACATCTCCTCGGCGGCGCGCTGGCGGCGATACTCGTCGGCCCCTTCACCGGGGTCCTGTGCGTCTCCGTGGTCCTGCTGATGCAGGGCATCCTCTTCGCCGACGGGGGCCTCACCGCGCTCGGCGTGAACATCACCGACATGGCGATCGTCACCACCGTCGTCTCGTACGCCGTCTTCCGCGGCCTGCTGAAGGTGCTCCCCAGGAGGCGGCGTTCGATCACCGCGGCCGCCTTCGTGTCCGCGCTGCTGTCCGTACCGGCCGCCGCCGTCGCCTTCACCCTCATCTACGCGCTCGGCGGCACCACCGACGTCGCGATCGGCAAGGTCGCCACCGCGATGATCGGCGTCCACGTCCTCATCGGCATCGGCGAGGCCGCGATCACCGCCCTCACGGTCGGCGCGGTCGTCGCCGTACGGCCGGACCTCGTGTACGGAGCGCGCGGCCTCCAGCAGCGGCTCAAGCTGCGGGTGGGCGGCGAACTGGTCGACGCGGCCGCCCCCGCCGCGCCCGGCGCCGCGCCGGTCTCCCGCCGCAAGGTGTGGATCACCGGTCTCGTCACCTCGCTCGTCCTCGCGGGCTTCGTCAGCTTCTACGCCTCCGCCAGCCCCGACGGCCTGGAGAAGGTCGCCAAGGACCAGGGCATCGACCAGCGCACCAAGAAGCACCACACCGAGGACTCCCCGCTCGCCGGGTACGGCGTCAAGGACATCTCCGACGCCCGGATCTCCGGCGGCCTCGCGGGCGTGATCGGCGTGGGTGTCACGGTCGTCGCGGGCACCGGCGTCTTCTGGGCGGTGCGCAGGCGCCGTACCGCCGGCACGTCGCCCGCCTCCCTCCCCGAAGGCGTCTGAGATGGGAGCGGGCCACGCCCACCGCCTCTACCGGCACGGGCACTCACCGGTGCACTCCCTGCCCCCGCACACCAAACTCGCCGCGTCCTTCGGCTTCGTCGTCGTGGTCGTGTCGACCCCGCGCGAGGCGATGTGGGCGTTCGCGCTGTACGCCGTGCTGCTCGCGGCCGTCGCGTGGCGGGCCCGGGTGCCGGCCGGGTTCCTGCTCAAACGGCTGCTGATCGAGGTCCCGTTCGTCGCCTTCGCGGTGCTGATGCCGTTCGTCGCCGAGGGCGAGCGGGTGGACGTCCTCGGCCTGTCCCTCAGCGTCAACGGCCTGTGGGGCGCGTGGAACGTGCTCGCCAAGGGAACGCTGGGCGTCGCGGCCTCCGTGCTGCTGGCCTCGACCACCGAACTGCGCGAACTGCTCCTCGGGCTCCAGCGGTTGAGGCTGCCGCCGCTCCTCGTCCAGATCGCGTCCTTCATGATCCGCTACGGCGACGTCATCACCGACGAGATGCGGCGGATGCGGATCGCCCGGGAGTCGCGCGGCTTCGAGGCGAGCGGGGTACGGCACTGGGGCGTCCTCGCCAAGTCCGCGGGCGCGCTCTTCATCCGCTCCTACGAACGCGGGGAGCGGGTCCATCTCGCCATGGTGAGCCGGGGATACGCCGGTTCGATGCCGGTCATCGACGAGGTGACCGCGTCCCGGGCGCAGTGGTCGTACGCGCTCGCCCTGCCCCTCGCCGCCCTGCTCGTCTGCCTGTTGGGATGGACCCTGTGACCCCTGCACCCTCCTTGGAAGTGGCCGGACTGGCCTTCGCCTACCCCGACGGCCACCAGGCCCTCTACGGCGTGGACTTCACCGTCGGCCGCGGTGAACGCGTCGCGCTGCTCGGCCCGAACGGCGCCGGCAAGACCACCCTCGTACTGCACCTCAACGGCATCCTGACCGGCGGCGCCGGGACCGTGACGGTGGCCGGACTCCCGGTCGGCAAGCGGCACATGGCCGAGATCCGGCGCAAGGTCGGCATCGTCTTCCAGGACCCGGACGACCAGCTCTTCATGCCGACCGTGCGCGAGGACGTCGCCTTCGGCCCCGCCGCGGCCGGGATGAAGGGCGCCGCGCTGGAGGAACGCGTCCGCACCGCCCTGGAGCAGGTCGGCATGGCCGCCTTCGCCGACCGGCCCCCGCACCACCTCTCGTTCGGCCAGCGGCGCCGGGTGGCGGTGGCGACCGTACTCGCGATGGAACCGGAGATCCTGGTCCTGGACGAACCCTCGTCCAACCTGGACCCCGCCTCGCGCCGTGAACTCGCCGACATCCTGCGGTCCCTGGACGTCACCGTCCTCATGGTCACGCACGACCTGCCGTACGCGCTCGAACTCTGCCCCCGGGCACTGATCCTGAGCGACGGCGTGATCGCGGCGGACGGCGCGACGGGCGAACTCCTCTCCGACGACGCCCTGATGCGCGCCCACCGGCTGGAACTCCCCTTCGGGTTCGACCCGCGCGCCGTGGCCGTCGGCACCCCGTGACGCCCGGTACGTCGTGACGCCTGGTACCTGGTGGTGCCCGGTACCTGGTGATGAGCGCGCGGCGGGGGTGCCGCGCGCTCAGCTCGCGGCGACGGGACTGGACGGCGACACGGCGACACGGTGACACGGCGGCGGGGCGACACGGCGGCGGGGTGACACGGCGGCGCGGATGCGGGACGAACCGCGGGCGCCGGCCGCGCGGGCCGAGTGGGCGGGCCGCGCCGGCCGAGCGGGCCGCCGCGCGGGCCCGCTGACCTGGCCCGCGGCCGATCCGCCGGGGCTACCGGCGGTCTCCTCCCCCTGCCGGTTCCAAGATCCGTACCGGCCGGTATCTTGTGCACGATGTACTTGTGCACTCCTGTTTTCTCCGTCCTGGGGGAGGTCCGCCATGAGCGAGGACACCGCTGTCGACAGCCGTCCGACGAAGATCATGTACGTCGCCGAGGCGACCGCGCACGGCGGCCGTGACGGCTATGTCACCAGCCAGGACGGCCAGATCGAGCTGAAGGTCGCGATGCCGCCCGCGCTCGGCGGCGACGGCAACGGCACCAACCCCGAGCAGCTCTTCGCCGCCGGGTACAGCGCGTGCTTCCACAGCGCGCTGGTCATGGTGGGCCGCCGGGAGGGCTACGACCTGTCCGGGTCGACGGTCGCGGCGAAGGTCGGCATCGGCCCCAACAAGCGGCGCGGCTACGGCCTCGCGGTCGCCCTGAGCGTCTCGCTCCCCGTGGTCGAACGGGACGTCGCGGCGAAGTTCGTGGACGCGGCCCACGAGGTCTGCCCGTACTCGAACGCCACCCGGGACAACATCGAGGTCACGATCCTGCTGGGCTAGGAATCCGGACCGTCGTACGCGTGTTGCAGCCACCGGTAAGGACGAGTGGACGGAGTGCGGACGTGAACGTGGACGGCACGGTGGCCGAGGGCTTCGAGCCGGTCGGGGCGGCCTTCCTGCGCAACTTCGAGACGCTCGGGGAGCAGGGTGCGGCGGTCGCCGTGTACCGGGACGGGCGCAAGGTCGTCGACCTGTGGGGCGGCGTGAAGAACGCCACCGCCGCGGACGGTACCGGGACCGGCGGTGACGGGAGCGACGCGGCACCCTGGGAGCACGGCACCGCGCAGATCGTGCGCTCGGCGACGAAGGGGGTGGCCGCCGCCGCCCTGCTGCTGCTCGCCCAGCGCGGGGAGCT
This region includes:
- the cbiQ gene encoding cobalt ECF transporter T component CbiQ, coding for MGAGHAHRLYRHGHSPVHSLPPHTKLAASFGFVVVVVSTPREAMWAFALYAVLLAAVAWRARVPAGFLLKRLLIEVPFVAFAVLMPFVAEGERVDVLGLSLSVNGLWGAWNVLAKGTLGVAASVLLASTTELRELLLGLQRLRLPPLLVQIASFMIRYGDVITDEMRRMRIARESRGFEASGVRHWGVLAKSAGALFIRSYERGERVHLAMVSRGYAGSMPVIDEVTASRAQWSYALALPLAALLVCLLGWTL
- a CDS encoding SsgA family sporulation/cell division regulator, whose amino-acid sequence is MSAVEQYARAHIVTDTADSPEDEGRAVPVAFHYDPESDPRQVRITLPGPNEWVFPREVLEQGLRVPVSSGDVRVWPCGRVQAVMEFHSAKGVAVVQVDSKALMRFLRRTYAAATPVAH
- a CDS encoding organic hydroperoxide resistance protein; its protein translation is MSEDTAVDSRPTKIMYVAEATAHGGRDGYVTSQDGQIELKVAMPPALGGDGNGTNPEQLFAAGYSACFHSALVMVGRREGYDLSGSTVAAKVGIGPNKRRGYGLAVALSVSLPVVERDVAAKFVDAAHEVCPYSNATRDNIEVTILLG
- a CDS encoding energy-coupling factor ABC transporter permease; its protein translation is MHVPDGFINAPVSAATGLVAAGAVAVSLRGARRELDERTAPLAGLVAAFIFAVQMLNFPVAAGTSGHLLGGALAAILVGPFTGVLCVSVVLLMQGILFADGGLTALGVNITDMAIVTTVVSYAVFRGLLKVLPRRRRSITAAAFVSALLSVPAAAVAFTLIYALGGTTDVAIGKVATAMIGVHVLIGIGEAAITALTVGAVVAVRPDLVYGARGLQQRLKLRVGGELVDAAAPAAPGAAPVSRRKVWITGLVTSLVLAGFVSFYASASPDGLEKVAKDQGIDQRTKKHHTEDSPLAGYGVKDISDARISGGLAGVIGVGVTVVAGTGVFWAVRRRRTAGTSPASLPEGV
- a CDS encoding energy-coupling factor ABC transporter ATP-binding protein; protein product: MDPVTPAPSLEVAGLAFAYPDGHQALYGVDFTVGRGERVALLGPNGAGKTTLVLHLNGILTGGAGTVTVAGLPVGKRHMAEIRRKVGIVFQDPDDQLFMPTVREDVAFGPAAAGMKGAALEERVRTALEQVGMAAFADRPPHHLSFGQRRRVAVATVLAMEPEILVLDEPSSNLDPASRRELADILRSLDVTVLMVTHDLPYALELCPRALILSDGVIAADGATGELLSDDALMRAHRLELPFGFDPRAVAVGTP